In the Myxocyprinus asiaticus isolate MX2 ecotype Aquarium Trade chromosome 31, UBuf_Myxa_2, whole genome shotgun sequence genome, TCCAACTTGTCAAGGGACAGGAAGGATACCAAGAGGTAAGAATCTATTGTTCTGTTGTTTTATCTAccgttctatccatccatccatccatccatccattattctatccatccatccatccatcattctatctatctatctatctatctatctatctatctatccatccatccatccatccatccatcattctatctatctatctatctatccatccatcgttatatctatctatccatccatccatccatcgttatatctatctatctatctatctatctatctatctatctatccatccatccgttatatctatctatccatccatccatccatcgttatatctatctatctatctatctatctatccatccatccatccatccatccatccatccatccaacattatatctatctatctatctatcatccatccatccatccatcattctatctgtctgtctgtctgtctatctatctatctatctatctatctatctatctatctatcattctagccattcatccatccatccatcgttctatctatctatctatctatctatctatctatctatctatctatctatcatccatccatcaatcgttctatctatctatacattcatccatccattcatccattcttccatccatccatccatcattctatccatcgttctgtctatctatctatctatctatccatccatcgttatatctatctatctatctatctatctatctatctatctatctatcatccatccatcgttctatctatctatctatacattcatccatccatccatccatccttccatccatccatccatccatccatcatcatccatcgttctatctatctatctatctatctatctatctatctatctaactatctatctatctatacattcatctatccatcaatctatctattgttctatcattctatctatctatgcaTTGTTGTCCCAGAAATATTAAAAAGTTGTTGTTTATTCTAGGAATATTttaaagttgtttgtttaaaagaaaaatgcatatacaattattgttattattattttacttcaatatgccaaattttgttttgtatcagaaaataaaaaataaaatgtttatgacATTATTAATCTAAAAATGTGTTGAAGACTTTAATTAATTGCTTTTGAAGAGTGAAATCAGTTATTTATACTTCCTGTCCTTGTTATTTTACAGACCAAGAAAACCAGCTAGTTGCTTTGATACCATACAGTGACCAAAGACTGAAGCCAAGACGAACGTAAGCTCTCCGTTTTAATCAAAATCTATTCCACATAATAGATAGATGTTATTATAAGGTGGCAAATTAGTTAAAGCAGAATCATGCTGACTCTGGACTGGACTTTGACTCTACAGCTCTATAGGTACTATATAGGACTATATTATGTATGCATGAGTGGACAACAATGTTGCATAGACTCTGTCTgattctgtctgtttgtctattcaTGCAGGACGCTGTATGTGTTCGTATCGGTCTTTGTGTGTCTGCTGCTCTCCGGTCTGGCCGTGTTCTTCCTGTTCCCCCGGACGATTGACGTCTCCTATGTTGGTGTCAAGTCAGTCTACGTAACCTATGATAGAGACCAACGAATAATCTACTTAAATATCACGGTAATTTTCTATAACACCCTTTTTAAGTGTTGATCATATGTTAACAAAGTAGGACCCAAATCTTTTACTAATTTATTCTCTTTTAATGTAACAGAAGGATTAGACTTGATAAAGATATGGTTAGTTAGGCTAAGGGGCCATTTAGACTGAATGCATTCTTGAGTTATAAAAGCTAGACTCAGagcaacgaatagaacagaatgcaagtATCCTTAGACACGttttaaaaagtactttttaacttcCCACAGTGGATAAAAACACTGCACAGTGAGATgcagtggtcaaagacatccaacTAGTGCATGTTTgtatagaaaaacaatttaaatacattgcagatgGACGCAGTAACACGCtgggtgtgaacggcccttaagaCTGCTGTCAGAAACAGGgatttatttttggtttgttgACATGCTttgattaattttttaaaataacaatatGTTTGCTTCCTCAGAATACTCTAAACATCACCAACAATAATTACTTCCCGATACACGTGACCAACATCACAGCACAGGTGCAGTTCTACAAGACTGTTATTGGAAAGTCTCTCATCAGTAATGTCACCACAATTATCCCACTGGATATGCGACAGGTGTGTTATTTCATTCAGATCACTGGTGTAAaagcctattcacaccaagtgcAAATATTCACAGTGAACATGATTTTAACCCTTATTGTGCACTGTTAGTTTTAGACTCACACTTGTGTTGTTCGCGGTCAAATTTGACCGAAAACGATAAAcgtgtaatgtttttatttttatgaaagaaatgtaataacactaacttgtcaaataaaaacacagaagttgtgcatttttggggggattttatgctatttagaCCTTATCTGCCTTTAAATTTctcaattacatcattcatttgcatatgcaaataagttaatttatattaatttcactacagtaaaaacctacccttctataagttgaaacatgaagaaaatatgagaatgtgtcatgcattgagggcagattgctgccatctggtgcgaaaaaagaacaattacatgacttgaaaatcatgtcatgaCAAAAATAACCAGGAGATTGCTTCAGAGATCCACTTATTTATCCCTGGTTGTAACAAGAAgtatttttgtgtatgtgttctgcattgtggatgtgttatggtctcactaatttatttgtgtgtgtgtgttttatgcattgtagctgaattattgattttatttgacaaactcTCCCCAAAAATTGCTCTGtgtctcacccattcattcctGTTTGTGTGAGCACATGTGTTCTGCATTCTGGATGTTTTAAATTCTCACCCCAGcatttctgtctgtgtgtattctgcattgtggttgaattattgattttattggacAAATGCCCCccaaaattgctctgtgttatagtgtcgcccattcatttcctatggtcagTCAAATATGACCACAAACAACACGTTTCGATTTTTTTTCACATGGCCTAAACTCATCGAATCTAGTCCAAAatttttgtgtgttcagatgaCAAATGAAGGAAAAGTAATGAAGCCTCGAACCACTCAGGTGAagaatactatttttatttaaaaaaactaaaaaaactaaattgatttcagtcaaaaatgaccgaacagtgcaCAAGGGGTTAAATAGAAACAAATACAAACTcagaatacatttaatttttatagCTGATTTTAGAAATTCTTTGGCTTGTTTGCTTGTCCTTCGCCCTGTCCAGACCAGGCTGAAAGGTGCATTACTCTACCTATTGTGCCAGAGCAAATTTCGTTATAGAGCAGCATCACCTATTGTACCGGAGGgaatttcgtttttttttttttccagacttacaaatatttctttaactcttggtgtgaatagaccaTTTGTTGGCTATATCATTAGGAACAAAAGGAGTTTTTAGGCAGTTAGGAGTTCTTAGGAAGTGTGAGGAagaatgttatggactgacagcctcagttaccattcactttcattgtatggaaaaacgatgcagtgaaagtgaatggtgactgaggcttacactctgcctaacatctcctttttgttctGTTATCATTTGTAAAGCTGAATGACCATGATAAATTCACAGAAATGTTTGCCTGAATTCTAAATTcaagccagaaaaaaaaaaaacactttaatttataTCCTCCCTATATAGATGTTTAGTCAGTCACATGTGACTTTGTAATTTTGAGCTTATCTGCGTGTGCTTGAACTGTTATCAATTTCACTGTCTCATTTTTAGCTTGATTACACTGTTCCCACCATCATAGCCAATGAGATGAACTACATATTGTGAGTATTTACCAATCTGGCCTTATCCTTATATTGACTCTCATAAAGACACAGTTCGTCTTACTTGCTTTTCTGTTTTTACAGTGACTACTGTACCATGCAGTCAATTAAAGTGCATAACATAGTTGTCATGATGCAGTAAGTATTCTTCATTTGCTCAGCAAAACAAAATGATGTTCTGTATCATGTTCTCCACCTGTGATCAAAATGTCTTTTCTTTCAGGATGACAGTAACCACTGTGTACTTTGGCCACGCTGAGCAGATTTCACAGGAAAAATACCTGTATGTGGACTGCGGCTCAAACACAACTTCCTCCCGTACACCCACGAGTGTTATACAGTGATGCTCTTTCTCATGACTTCTCATGTAGTGGTAAAAAATCGACCAGTTATGTCCTGAGCATTGCTAAGGCTAGAAGAATAAAGTCCATACAATACAGGGTGGCGATGGATGCATTAATCAGAGCGCTTTCAGCAAGAGAGTTGATGCCTTATTACACTTCATTATTTATTCTTTAGAACCATGCTTGGATAGACAGATGCACTGTTTGCACTGTAAGGAAATAGGATGGAGGCAAGAATATTTACTTATGGCTGAAATACAGTCAATTATCTTGGACtaatctttttctgtttgtttgttcatgtgACTGTTGTCAGTGTGCTGTGATTaaggctttaaagggatagttcacctaaaagcgAAAAATCTggaatcatttacttaccttcatgtcgTTCAAAATCTGTATGtcttgcttctgtggaacacaaatgtagGTTTTAGTCTGAATCTTAGGGACTCAAATTCAGTcctcattcactgtcattgtatgggaaagagcagtgtcaacctttttcaaaatttcttattttgtattccatggatGAAAGTAAAAAGTCATACTGGCTTGGaacgacatgggggtgagtaaataatggcagaattttcagtcATGCACATATCAATCTATTTTTCACCTTTTGTAGAAGAAGTACTtagtagtttgtttgtttttttttttgttttgttttttcataaatgaGTATGTTAGCAGCATGTTTAAATGCAATAGCATTAACTGGAAATGCCAGCATTTTTTCTTTGGCTCCAGCATTCAGAAGGTCACAGGgttatgaaaattaaattaaatcttcGGGGGACTAGGTTAAAACTTCTTCAAATCTATTTGTGTTTATCGCTATGGTAAGAAATGAATGATTTCTGTTCAAAGGGAATGTTAAGAAGAAGATCTGTGTGATTAACAGAGTGTTT is a window encoding:
- the tmem106ba gene encoding transmembrane protein 106Ba; the protein is MGKSLFSLPKQNEDQKSLTEDSESHTEDDKHDVSQFPYVEFTGRDSVTCPTCQGTGRIPRDQENQLVALIPYSDQRLKPRRTTLYVFVSVFVCLLLSGLAVFFLFPRTIDVSYVGVKSVYVTYDRDQRIIYLNITNTLNITNNNYFPIHVTNITAQVQFYKTVIGKSLISNVTTIIPLDMRQLDYTVPTIIANEMNYIFDYCTMQSIKVHNIVVMMQMTVTTVYFGHAEQISQEKYLYVDCGSNTTSSRTPTSVIQ